In the genome of Quercus robur chromosome 3, dhQueRobu3.1, whole genome shotgun sequence, one region contains:
- the LOC126718559 gene encoding protein RICE SALT SENSITIVE 3 codes for MDEHLNPLAVTHLLQHTLRSLCLHENSQWVYAVFWRILPRNYPPPKWDGQGAYDRSRGNRRNWILVWEDGFCNFAASSAADINSVDCPGSSVYGNCEFQQYQGLQPELFFKMSHEIYNYGEGLIGKVAADHSHKWIQKEPSDQEINFLSAWHNSADSHPRTWEAQFQSGIKTIALIAVREGVVQLGAIHKVIEDLNYVVLLRKKFGYIESIPGVLLPHPSSTAYPFKVDGYSTPEAWHFQGTSTTTVAPSGAEFFDQYNLPLKITPSMSSLEALLSKLPSVVPPTTPSQQPVQFMPCLRPLEFMGIEKVAKEEIDEEIYRPEHDVGESSSSAYRRQQHFHQNQHDENVTSSGLNNGF; via the exons ATGGATGAACATCTCAACCCATTAGCTGTTACTCATCTCCTACAACACACCCTCAGAAGTCTATGCCTCCATGAAAATTCTCAGTGGGTTTATGCAGTCTTCTGGAGGATCCTACCAAGAAATTACCCCCCACCCAA ATGGGATGGACAAGGAGCTTATGATAGGTCAAGAGGAAACAGGAGAAATTG GATATTGGTTTGGGAAGATGGTTTCTGCAATTTTGCTGCTTCATCAGCAGCTGATATAAATTCAGTAGATTGCCCTGGCTCATCAGTTTATGGGAACTGTGAGTTTCAACAATACCAAGGTCTGCAACCAGAGCTGTTTTTCAAGATGTCCCATGAGATCTACAACTATGGAGAAGG TTTGATAGGAAAAGTCGCTGCAGATCATAGTCACAAGTGGATACAGAAAGAGCCAAGTGACCAAGAAATTAATTTCTTGTCAGCATGGCACAACTCAGCGGACTCA CACCCTAGGACATGGGAAGCACAGTTCCAATCTGGTATAAAG ACCATAGCTTTGATTGCAGTTAGAGAAGGTGTTGTCCAGTTAGGAGCCATTCACaag GTGATTGAAGACCTGAACTACGTTGTTCTACTAAGAAAGAAATTCGGCTACATTGAAAGCATCCCAGGTGTGCTTTTACCTCACCCATCTTCCACAGCATACCCTTTCAAAGTTGATGGATACAGCACCCCAGAAGCATGGCATTTCCAAGGCACTTCAACTACTACTGTTGCACCTTCAGGAGCCGAATTCTTTGACCAATACAACCTGCCTTTGAAAATAACACCTTCCATGAGCAGCCTTGAAGCCCTTCTTTCAAAGCTTCCCTCAGTTGTTCCACCCACTACACCTTCACAGCAGCCAGTACAGTTTATGCCATGTTTAAGGCCATTGGAGTTTATGGGAATTGAAAAAGTGGCCAAAGAGGAGATTGATGAAGAGATATATAGGCCAGAACATGATGTGGGTGAGAGCAGCAGTTCTGCATATAGGCGTCAACAACATTTCCATCAGAACCAGCATGATGAGAATGTAACTAGCAGCGGACTCAACAATGGATTTTAA